The genomic segment TGTACAACCGCAGCGGCTGGGAGTTCGACTATCCCGCGATGGAGCGCAACTTCATGACCATCGCGAACGATCTCAGCACGCTCCATCCGCACGTGCGCGAAAGCAACATTCATCGCATGGACGATCCGCTGCTGTCGCACTATCCCATCGCGTATTTGTCGGAGCCTGGCTACTGGCTACCCGACGAACGCGAGGCGGCGGGGTTGCGCGATTGGATCGCCAAAGGCGGATTCCTGATTGTCGATGACTTCTACCTGCGCCAGTGGGAGAACTTCGAACGATCCATGCGCCTGGTGATGCCGCAGGCACGCATGATCCCGCTCGACATTTCGCACCCCATCTTCAATTCGTTCTTTCATCTCAAGACCCTGGACGGGATGACGCACCCCGACAACGCCTCGGCGAAGGCCGTGTATGTCGGGATCTTCGAGGACAACGATCCCACGAAGCGTCTGCAGGTGATCATCAACTACAACAATGACATTGGCGACTATATGGAGTGGTCGGGTGGCGGCTACTATCCGGTGAACATGTCGAATGACGCCTACAAGTTCGCCACGAACTACGTGATCTACGCGCTGACGCATTGAGCCGCCGACGTAACGGCTCGGCTTGCCGGCGTATTGGCGGTTCCGCTAGTCTTGTATGATTCCCCCCTCCGCCGTCGACGGTGTTGCGCGACGCGGCCTGCCTGCCCCGAACAAATGTCGCTACCACGAGGAGTTATGAACGCTCGTTCCGCGCGCCGTATTGCCATTGCCGTGGTCCTGCTGTCCGGCTGCTCCGGTGGCGGCACGAGCGACCCCGTGCCGACCACTCGCACGGTGACGGTCACCACCAATGGCAGCGGCAGCGGAACGATCACGTCGTCGCCGGCCGGTGTGTCGTGCGGCGCGACGTGCAGCGCATCGTTGAGCACGTCGGTGGCGGTCTCACTGTCCGCCACACCGGCCGCGAATTCTCAGTTCGTAAGCTGGTCGGGCGCCTGCACGGGGACGACAGCCAGTTGCACCGTGCCGGCGGGCACCACGGCGGTGTCTGCGGCCGCGCGCTTTGACCTTTCGGTATACGCGCTCACGGTGGCGCTGGCGGGCACCGGCACCGGTTCTGTCACCTCGGCGCCAGCAGGCGTCACCTGCGGCACCGATTGCACCGAGGGCTACAACGCCGGCACGGTGGTCACGCTCACCGCCGCGCCGGCCGGTACGTCGTCATTTACGGGCTGGTCGGGCGGCGGCTGCACGGGCACGGGAACGTGCGTGGTCACCATGAATCAGCTTACGAATGTCACGGCGACGTTCACCCTGGTGACGAATACGTTGACGGTGGCTTTGGCGGGCACGGGCAGCGGCACGGTGACGTCCACGCCAGCCGGCATCACCTGCGGCACCGACTGCAACGAAGCCTACACCGCCGGCACCGTGGTCACGCTCACCGCAGCCTCGGCCGGTTCGTCCACCTTTGCGGGTTGGTCGGGCGGTGGTTGCACCGGAACGGGGACATGTGTGGTCACGATGAATGCGGCCGCAACCGTCACGGCCACTTTCACGCTCGTGAGCTTCACGATGACGGTGAATCGAACGGGTACCGGCAGTGGCACGGTGACGTCCTCGCCGGCGGGCATCAACTGCGGCAGTGATTGCACCGAACCCTACACGTCCGGCACCGTCGTCACGCTCACCGCGGCCTCGGGCGTCGGTTCGAACTTCACGGGGTGGTCGGGTGGCGGTTGCACGGGCACCGGGACCTGTGTGGTCACGATGACGGCCGCCACGACCATCACCTCCACCTTCACGCTGCAGACGAACACCATGACGGTGTCGCTGGTTGGCGCGGGCAGCGTGACGAGCGCGCCGGCCGGCATCAGTTGCCCGGCGGACTGCACGGAACCGTACGCGTTCGGGACCGTCGTCACGCTCACCGCGGCGGCGACGGATGGGTCCGCATTCACCGGGTGGTCCGGCAGCGGGTGCAGTGGAACGGGATCCTGCGTAGTCACCATGAACTCGGCCAGCAGCGTCACCGCCACGTTCAGCGTGGTTGCGCCCGGGTGGCCGGATTCGGGTACGCGGTTCTGCACCGACCTCCTGGCCAGTGTCACCTGTCCGGCCGGCGTGGTTGGTCAGGACGGATTCTATGCGATCAATGTGCCCAACTACGTGGTCGTCGGTGGTCGAGTTCAGGATCCGATCACCGGACTGGTATGGGAGCGCAGCCCGTCGATCGCCAATTTCACCCAGGCGGCCGCCATCACGTATTGCGATGATCTCGTCCTCGACGGCGCCACCGACTGGCGTGTGCCGTCCCTGCTCGAGTTGCTCAGTATTGCCGATTTCGGCAGCACCGGCCCCGCATTCACGTCGTCGGCGTTTCCCGGTATTCCGCCCAACTCATATTTCTGGACCACGACCGACCGAGCCGGAAATCCGGCGCAAGCGTACGGCATGAACACCAACTACGCGGTCACCAACTACGTCACCAAGTCCGACCCGTCCGGGCACATTGTGCGCTGCGTTCGCGGCACACCGTTCAGCGGCGTCCTCACCGTTGCCGGTGGCAGTGTCACCGACAGTCGCACAAATCTCGTATGGCAGAGCGGCACCGCACCTACGGATTTGTCGTGGCAGGATGCCCTTACCTACTGCGAAGCGTTGAGCCTGGACGGCCGCACCGATTGGCGTTTGCCCAGCGGCAAGGAACTCACCAGCATCATCGACCCGACGCAAACGAGTCCGACCATCTCACCACTCTTTGCCTCGCGACCCGCCACGCGATTCTGGTCGTCGTCGGTGTTGGCAAACTTCCCCAACAACGCGTATGCCATCGGCTTCGCGACCGGCGTGAGCGCCGACATTGGAACGGTGTTCAGTGAGCTCCGTTCCGTGCGGTGCGTGCGTTAGCACGGCAATCACAATAGGGCACCAGACGAGTGACGACGACGTTCTCGCCGCAGCATCTGGTGCCCGACGGTCGGGCCATGCTGGCGTGCACGTGCCTGATCCCCGATGGATGGACGCGGCTCCCCGTCCCAGACGAGGAGATTGACTTCGACAATCGGGCAAGCGTCAGATCGGATTTCGATCGGCTGCTTGGCGCGTTCGCACTGGATGAGGTGCACGGCATGACCGCACCGATCCTTCGTGCGATGACATCGGAATCGGCTATTGATCTGACAGCGATATCGGAAGCGTTGGCGATGTCGGGGTCGCCCCCAGACGCTCCTGACGCCGCCGACAGTCGGCCCGCGCACGCCGCCGATGTCGCGCTGGCTGATGATGCCGCAACGCTCGACCCTGAACATGTGATCAATGCGCGACTCCGGGACAGTGGCGCTGGCCTCGTGCCGCGCGTGCTTGAGGTAGTGAATCACGAGAAGTTCGCGGTCGTCGCGGCTGCGGCTCTGGAATCGACGTTCCGGGTGCCGTTCGGGTGGCATGTCATCGACGATGGCCGACGAACGCTGATCTTCGATGTCGCCGGCGGTGTGCAGATCAATCTCAGTCAGCGCACGTCGCCCGAAAACGTGTACGCGGTGCTTCAGTCTATCGGCGACGACCTCGCCGCCGAGCATCCGCAGGCGCAGTTCCTCAAGCTGGAACTGCTTGGATGTCCCTGCCTGGCTATGCGGGATCTCCGCATCGACGGGGAGTCGTTGGATCAGGCGTATCTTGCGCGCCCGTCACACCGGGAGCAGTGCGCGCTGGTGTGCCGAGTGACCGCCACGCGCGCGGAGATGACGCGGGCCATGAATGCGGCTGAGGTGATCTGGATGTCGCTGCACGGTCCGGCGTCGGACACGGACGACTAGATCGCGCAACGGGCATCTGGCGGGAGAGGATGTAAGCGATGAGGCGCCTCTGGAATCGCGAATACGGTGCGGTTGATCGAAGTACCCGCATTCCGCGGCCACGCGCGAAAGACTGTGCGGGTCTTCGCGCCAGGCGCCACAATCGATCGGCGTCCGGCCCCTCGGCGTCACGGCCGGCTGAACACGGCCCCGTGCGGGACCCCCTTGGTGGATCCCCCGTGCGGCCACGTCTTGTTGTCCATGCGGAATCCCGGCACCGTGGCCCCTTCGTCGCGAAACCGTGTATCACGCGACAACTGTCCGGTGGTGGAGGCGAAGCGCAGCATCTGCACCGTGTGCTGCATGGACGCGTATCCGGTCACCACCACGCGTCGCCGATCCGGCGAAACGGAAATCCAATGGGGTACATCGGTGGAGTCGAACGCGACACGGCTCACTTCCTTGGGCGCCCGCGGATTGGAGAGGTCGAGACTCACCACCGCGCTCCATGCAGGAACGGTGACGAGATAGTAATGGCCCACGATGGCGGGAATCGCGCAGCTCGTGCCGTCCTTGCGCGGGAACGCGCCAACCTGCACCGCAGCTGGCGCATCGCCTTCCAATCCCTCCAACAGGAAGAGCCCACAGCTGAAGGTCGACACCAACACCGTGCGTCCGTCGGCCATCAGCCTTGGCTCGGCGCTGAGCACACCATTGGGCCCGGGAAGGGTGATGTTCTTGAGCAACGCGCGATCGGACAATCGCCACAGCTGCACGGTGCGCGACGGCTCGAAGAAATCCTTGTCCATGTCGGTCGACGTGGTGACAATGCGATCGATCGAAGGCACGATGCCGGCACTGTACACGCGCAGCCCCGAATCGGCGCCGGGTGTATCGGCCGACGCGGATCGCACGCGCACGCCGGCCGGCGTGAATTCCACCAGTCCGCCGGCGCGCAGGTGGTCGCCTGTGTGCGTCATCTGAAACGTTGCGAGCACGTTGCCACCCGGCAGGCGCAGGAACGAGTGCGGGTGCATGTACCCGTCCACATCGCCGAATTCCGCCGCGATGCGCGGTGCGTCGGGCGCGGACAGGTCGAAGACAAAGGTGCGCCCGGAGCCGAAACCGTTCGCGAAGAGCTGACGGTCGGCGGGCAGCTCGTGCTCGGTGTGGTGCGGGAAATTCTGCCGTCCCGGCACCGGGAGCGTGGTGACGAGACGACCGTAGCGCCCGGTGTCTTCGGTGACATCGACGACCGCCAGGAAGTCGGGCTGCGTGGTGTCGGCCGACGCGGTCCACAGATACAGATAGTCGCGCGCCGGAGCGACGGTATCGGGGCGCGGTGCGCAGGCGACGCACAGGGCGAGCAGGGTGACCACGCGGAAACGGTTCATGTCGAAAGACGGTGGTGAATGTCAGGGGCGGACCGATTGGCAACGCGCCACGCCCAAGTTCGCGTGTGTAGAGAGCGACGTCAACGATCCATCGTCCTTCTCTCTGCCGATTGGATGGAAGAAAGACTAGGCTTCGCGACACCCTACTTCGCGAGGAACCCGATGCGATTCATTCGCATACGTGGCCCATCCATCGGGACAGGCCGAAACGGTCTTTCCGGCGACCATTGTGCACGACACGCTGTTGGTGTTCAACAATCCGGCCCACGACTTCCCCCAGCAGATCAGCTATCGCCGCGTCGGTCGTGACTCGGTGGTGGCACGCATCGAGGGCACTCGCGGAGGGCAGGTACGGGGCGTCAATTTCCCGATGAAGCGCGTGCGCTGTGGTGGTGACGCTCTCTGACCCGAGCAAGAGATGCCGGATATCCTCCTGTCGTTCCCGATTCTGCGCGATGCACCCACGGTGTTCGACGCCATGACCGCGCCGGCCGGTCTCGACGGCTGGTGGACACTGGACTCCGAAGGCCTGCCAGTATTGGGAGCGCAGTACCGTTTTGGATTCGGGCCGTCGTGTCAGTGGACGGGCGAGGTGACACGCTGCGAGGCGCCCCGGGCCTTTGAGTGGACCATGCGTGACGCGGACGCCGACTGGACCGGGACCCGTGTCGGGTTCACGTTGAAGGACATTCGAGGCGGCACGCTGGTGGAGTTCTTTCATCGCGGGTGGCCACTGGAGAACGAACACTTTCGCGGGTCGAGTTACTGTTGGGCGTCATACCTGCGTATCCTGCGTCGCCATCTGGAGCACGGGGAGCACGTGCCCTACGAGCAGCGCGACAGCGTGTAGCACACGGGCACTTTCGCGCAGCGGACCAGCGGTGCAAACTGCACGCATCCTCTGTCTTCGAGATGTCGATGCCGAACTCGTACCGCCTGCGCTGCGCCATGGTATTCGCCTCGTTGTCGCTCACGTCCGCCATTCTCGATGCCCAGTCACCGGATGCCCTGATGCGCGCACGGCTGGTGGCGCGAATCGCCGAGGTGTCCGGTGCGCAGGTGGGCATCGCGGTGCGCGACCTGGCCAGCGGGCGACGCCTGGCCATTAACGCTGATACCGTGTTCCACGCAGCCAGCACCATGAAGGTCCCGGTGCTGTTCGCGCTGTACCAGGAATTCGAAAGCGGTCGGCTGCGGCCCAACGAAACGATGCGACTGGAGAATCGCTTCCAGTCCATCGTGGACAAGTCGGACTACGCGCTCAATCCCGGCGACGACAGCGACAGCACGGTGTACGCGCTGGTGGGAACAGACGTGCCGTTGCGCGACCTGGCCACGCGCATGATCACCCACTCCAGCAACCTGGCCACGAACGCGCTGATTGGCCGGCTGGATGCCACGCGCATCACCGCCCTCACGCGCACGTTCGGCGCGACGCGCATGCAAGTGTTGCGCGGCGTTGAGGACAACCTGGCCTTTCGCGCAGGGCTCAACAATACGACCACCGCCAACGACCTGGTGGCCTTGTTTGTCGCGCTGCACCAAGGCAAGGTGGCCAACGCGGCCAGCACGCGTGACATGCTGGCCATTCTCGAGGCGCAGGCGTTCAACGACGAAATCCCGGCGGGGTTGCCGCCGCGCACGCGCATGGCGCACAAGACGGGATCGATTACGGCCACCTGGCACGACGCGGGTTTGGTGTATCCCCAGAACCGTGCGCCGTATGCCATCGCGATCCTCACGCGCAACATCCCCGACGAAAAAGTGGCGCAGCGATTGATGGCCGATTGTTCGCGCATTATCTGGGAGTGGCTTGCCACACCGTCTCGCTAGGTTGTGGTGATGAGAATTCTGGCCGTATCGGGGAGTCTCCGGCTCGGCTCGTCAAACGGTGCGATTGTGGACGCCGCCGTCCTGGCGGCGGGTGACACGGCAGCGGTGACGGTGTTCGGGTTGCTAAGCGCGTTGCCACCGTTCAATCCCGACTTGGAGCGCGAGTCCACGCCACCGGCGGTGGCGGCGTGGCGCGACGCGCTGCGTGCCAGTTCGGCCGTGCTGATCTCCAGTCCCGAATACGCGCACGGTGTACCGGGCGTGCTGAAAAACGCGCTCGACTGGGTGGTGGGCAGCGGCGAGTTCATGAGCATGCCGGTGGCGTTGGTGAACGCGTCGGCGTATTCCGCGTTTGTCACCGAGCAGCTGCGCGAAACACTCACGGTCATGATGGCGGAGGTGGTGGTGGCCACCTCGCTGCCGCTGCGCGGTCGTCCATCCAGCGCGGCGGATATCCTGGCGCAGCCACTGGCCACCGCGGAACTCCGCGCGGCGCTGCAGTCGTTGGCCGAAGCCGCGCATCGCGTGGCCGAGCGTTCGTCGTGACGCGCGGCAAACGCACGCGGTATCTCGCGTTTCTGCGGGGCATGAACGTGGGCGGTCATCGGGTGAGCATGAGCGAGCTCCGCGACCTGTTCGTGGCGCTCAAGTTCGCCAACGTGGAAACGTTCATCGCCAGCGGCAACGTCATCTTTGATACCTCGGCGAGTGCCGCCACTGACGTGCTGGAAGCGCGCATTGAATCGCAATTGCGTGGAGCGCTTGGTTATGCGGTCGCGACGTTTTTGCGCACGCCGGACGAACTGGCATCCGTCGTAAGGCAGGTACCGTTTCCGGCCACGGAGGTCGCCGCGCCCGGCCACACGGTGCACGTCGGATTCCTCCGTCGCGCGCCCAACGCCGCGCTGGCCACGCACCTCACGGGTCTTGCCACCAGCGTGGATGCGTTCGGCGTTGGTGCGTGCGAGATGTACTGGCTGAGTCGCGGCCGGACTACCGATTCGCTGGTGAAGTGGCCGCAGGTGGAGAAGGCGCTGAAACTCGATGTGACAATGCGCAACCTTACCACCGTGCGGAAACTCACTGAAAAGTACCCGGGCCACACATGACGCGCCTTCACCAGCTTTCGGTTCGGGAAGACCCTGCCATCAGGTTGCCGTACCCCGACCTGGGCGCGGGCTGGCGTGACGGCGCTCGCGCCATATCGTTCAGTATCGCTGTCAACAACCCTTGAGGAGAGAGCCCCAATGAAGGTGTTCGCGCGTACTGCACTGCTTCTGACGTTCGCTTCCACCGCCGCCCATGCGCAGGTGAATGCGGGCGCACAGGCACCCGAAGCGACCCTGCCATTCACCATGACGCAGGTAGCCACGTTCAATCTGCCGTGGCGCATCGCGTTTCTCCCCGATGGCCGCATGCTGGTCACGGAAAAGGTGGGCCCGCTGTGGCTGGTGACGCAGCAAGGTGTCAAGACGCCGGTGGCGAACGTGCCAGCGGTGCGGGCGCAGGGCCAAGGTGGCATGCTGGGTGTCTACACGTCGCCCAACTACGCCACCGATCGCAACGTCTACCTCACGTACTCCGAGCCGGGCGACAGCGGATCGAGTTTGGCACTCGCCCGCGCCAAGCTGACCATCACCAAAGACTCGGCCAGTCTTGATGGACTGCAGGTGATTTGGCGCGACGGTGCGCGTGGCCGTGGCGGCCAGTTCGGCGCAGCGGTCGCCTTCTCCCCAGACAAGAAGTTCTTGTTCCTCACGGTTGGCGATCGTCAGCGTATGACGCCGGCGCAAGATCCGAACTCGCCATTGGGCAAAATTCTGCGCCTCACGCTTGACGGCAAACCGGCGCCAGGCAATCCGCAGGCGGGCAAGACCGGCGAGGCCACGCTTGGCATTATCAATCCGCCGCGCGACACAGAGTTGGCCAAGACTGCCGCTGTGTTGTTCAGCTACACATTCCCCGGGCCCAACCTCACGCCATCCGAAACATGGGCGACCGGTTTCCGGACGCCGTATGGCCTGGCCTTCGCGCCCGATGGTCGCCTGTGGGAGTTGGAACACGGACCGCGCGGTGGCGATGAACTCAACCTGATCGAGCCCGGCAAGAACTACGGGTGGCCGCTGGTAGCGTACGCCGTGAACTACAACGGGGTAGAGATCCCCAGCCCCGATACGCGCCCCGATCTCACGAAGCCGCTGATCTACTGGACGCCGGTCATCGCCCCTGGAAGCCTCACCTTCTACAAGGGCGCGATGTTTCCGCAGTGGAACGGCTCGGCGCTCATAGGTGGGCTGGCCACGCAGACGCTCAATCGCATCACGTTCGATGGAAAAGGCGGCGCCGCGCCGGCCGAACGCTGGGCGGTGGGCCACCAGATTCGGGATGTGGCGATCGCTCCGGATGGCGCGGTGTGGGTGATCGAGAATACGCCAACGGGCGGGTTGTTTCGGGTGACGCCCAAGTGATCACTGACGCTTGACGTGAGAATCCGCCAGGCGATTCTGCAGCGGATTCCATCGTGAGCGCGGACCTGACGATCGAGCGCCTCGGCGCCGCGCTCGCTGACCGCTATCGCATCGAGCGAGAGCTCGGCGCGGGCGGCATGGCGACGGTGTATCTCGCGCTCGACCTCAAGCACCAGCGCGATGTTGCGATCAAGGTGCTGCATCCCGATTTGGGTGCGGCGCTTGGCGGCGAACGGTTTTTGAGCGAGATCCGCACCACGGCGCGGCTGCAGCACCGCACATACTGCCGTTGCTGGATTCGGGGGATACGGGGGCGGGGAGACGGGAGACGGGAGACGGAAGACCGGAGACGTCGGGGCTGCTGTACTACGTGATGCCGTTGGTGACGGGAGAGACGTTGCGGGCGCGACTGGAGCGTGAGAGACAGTTGCCGATTGCCTATGCCGTGCGCATTGCGCGTGAAGTGGCAAGCGCACTCGATTACGCGCACCGGCAGAATGTGATTCATCGCGACATCAAGCCGGAGAACATTCTCCTGCACGATGGACAGGCCATCGTGGCGGACTTCGGTATTGCGCTGGCGGTGCAGCAGGCCGGCGGTCAGCGCATGACGCAAACGGGGCTCTCGCTGGGCACGCCGCAGTACATGTCGCCCGAACAGGCGATGGGCGAACGCGCGATCGATGCGCGCAGCGACATCTACTCGCTGGCAGCGGTGACGTACGAAATGCTCACGGGCGACCCGCCGTTCACGGGCTCGAGTGTGCAGGCCGTCGTGGCGAAAGTGATGAACGCCAACGCCGAACGTCCGTCGCTTACGCGCAAGGCTGTGACGCCGGCGCTTGAGGCAGCGGTGTTGCGTGGCCTGGAGAAGTTGCCGGCCGACCGCTTTGGCACGGCGGCGGAGTTCGCGACGGCGCTGGTACAGGAGTCGATCGGCGCCGCAACCAGCGCACGTCCAGTTGCGGCCGCGCGTAGAACGCGCACAGGGTTGATGACCCTTGGCTTGTTCACGCTGGTGGCCGGTGCGTCGGCGGGCTGGTTCGCGCACGGTCGCGCCAACTCGTCGACGCAGAGTGCCGCGCCACGCCCTGTACGGCTGACGCACGCCGGACAGGTCGGGTGCGCGGCGATCGCGCCTGGCGGACAACAGTTCGCGCTGATTGTGGGGAGTTTTTCTGACGAAACGGATTGCGGCGGCACGTTGGTGGTGCGCCCGCTGCCAACCGGACCCGATCAAGTGATCGCGCGCGTGCAGGACGTAACGGAATTGCGGTGGAGTCCGGCCGGCGACGCACTGCTGATTGCCGGCCAACCAGTCGACAAGGCGCGGGGCGTCTGGCTCTTCCCCACCAAGAGTGGCGGGGCGCGACAACTCGCGTCAGGACGCATGCGCGGTGCGGGATTCGTCGACGCGGGCCATGTCTACGTTGTGCCGCTGGCTGATGGTTACGCAAACGCACCCAACGCGCTCCTACAGGTTTTCGTGCTTGATGCGCAATCAGGCGAGATCACCGATACAACGCGACTTCCGACGCGAAGCGGGGGGGCGCTGCTTTCGCCGTCTGGCCGCTGGTGGGCGGCCGCGTCCACCAGTGGGACGCAGCAGTACATTGTATCGCGAGCGGGCGCGGCGGTCGACAGTATGGCCAGCACCCGGTACACTTACGCGTGGGTCGGTGATTCTGCGATTGTCTATCAACGGCAACCCGATTGGCGCCCCGGCGATCTCATGCTGCGACGCGTCAATCCCGAGAGTGGGCACTTTGTCGGCGATCCCATAGTGCTTCTGGCGAATCTGCCCGAGGTCCGCACCATCTCCGTTGACAATGCCACGGGGAAGTTGATGTGGGTCACTCGTGTCATCACCGACGAACTGCATTTCATGTCGTTGCCCGAATCTCCCCGTTCCCGACTGCTGACACGATCGCTCAACGCGTTTCTGGGCAACCCGAAGTTTTCGCCTGACGGACAACGGGTTGTGTACACGCGACAAGACGCGCTCGGCTCAAACGCCTACATGATGGACTTGCAGGATGGCGCGGAGATCGCGGCATCCAGCGACACGGTCGCGGCTACCACGGTGTTCTGGCCGAGTGCGCAGCAGGTGCTACGGAGCGGCGCCGATGGAACGCTCATCTCCTTTGATCTGGCCACGGGGCGCGCGCGACGCTACGTCACGCCGCCCGGGGAGGCCGTGATTGGCGTCGCCGCAAACTCGTGGATGTTAAGTCGCGAGCGCGCGGCGGCGCTTATTCAACGCGATTCGTTGCTGAACAACCCGCGCACGATTCCCGATCCTCCGGGGCTCGGTCAGCTTGATGACGGCGCCGTCTCGCCGGACGGGAACCTGGTACTCCAACTCGGAACGGCCCAGGATCGGCGCAGTGCGTTTGCCGTGTACAACACGACAACGCAGGCGTGGTCGGCGATCACCCTACTCGATACCATCACGCGTCGCGCGACGAACATCGCGACCGACGGCTCAGTGTATTTCACACGCTTCAACGGACGCACCGAGATCTGGCGCACGCGTGTTGGCGGTGTACTCACGTTGTACGCCACGCTGCCCGTGCAGTGTTATGAAGGGAGCGTGACGGTGAGCGACGACGGCACGCGTGTGGTGTGTAACGTCACCACGAGCCTGCCCGACGTGTGGATGATGGAATTGCCGAAGCGGCGTCGTTGACGCCAATTGCTACGCGCGGTGTACCTGGCAAACAGCGCATGCGGATGTTGTTACGGCCGGTCGACGAGTTCCGAAACGGACGCGCGAAAACCCGGCAGCACGTCCTCGCCGTCGAGATAGTCATCCGCACTCAACACCACATCCGAGCCGTCGGCACGATACACGCGCGCTCGGCGACGCTCGGGATCGATGGTCCACACGAGCAATGTGCCGGCGGTGAGCCAGTCGGCGACCTTCGACAGCACCTCGCCCGGGCGATCTGACGGCGAGAGGACTTCCACGGCGAGATCAGGAGCGACGTCGGCGAATCCGACATGTGCTGCCGATGGGATGCGTTCGGTGCAGATGTACGCGACGTCGGGGGCTCGCACCGTGTCGGGATTCCGCTGCAGCGTGAATCCTGTTTCGGCGGCGACCACCCGTCCGCGGGCCGCGCCCGACGTTTGGGTGCCACGGTCGGCGGTCAGGTAGTTGCTGATGGCCACCAATACGCGAGCGGCAATGTCGCCGTGCCAAAACCCGGCGGGCTCTCGAACCACGAGTCGGCCTCGAACGAGTTCCATGCGTTTGTCCGGCATGCGCAGCATGAGGAGCTCGTCTGCCGTCATCACCATCGGCGCCGGAATCATCGCCGCTTTCCTCCTCGGAGCACGTGTGCGTTTCATGCAACGATAATGGCGTCGGGCTCACCTGCGGTGAGAAGAGGGCCCGGCGGCGGCCTTCGTTCACCGTTTTGCCGGCGGCCCCGACGGATGCTTCTCGCACGTGGGTGGCTGCTCGGCGCTCCACGCCATTGAGGCGATGCGCCACGCGCCACTGCTCTTGACCAGCGTGAACACATCCACACCGCAGTGCGACCA from the Gemmatimonadaceae bacterium genome contains:
- a CDS encoding DUF1566 domain-containing protein, producing MNARSARRIAIAVVLLSGCSGGGTSDPVPTTRTVTVTTNGSGSGTITSSPAGVSCGATCSASLSTSVAVSLSATPAANSQFVSWSGACTGTTASCTVPAGTTAVSAAARFDLSVYALTVALAGTGTGSVTSAPAGVTCGTDCTEGYNAGTVVTLTAAPAGTSSFTGWSGGGCTGTGTCVVTMNQLTNVTATFTLVTNTLTVALAGTGSGTVTSTPAGITCGTDCNEAYTAGTVVTLTAASAGSSTFAGWSGGGCTGTGTCVVTMNAAATVTATFTLVSFTMTVNRTGTGSGTVTSSPAGINCGSDCTEPYTSGTVVTLTAASGVGSNFTGWSGGGCTGTGTCVVTMTAATTITSTFTLQTNTMTVSLVGAGSVTSAPAGISCPADCTEPYAFGTVVTLTAAATDGSAFTGWSGSGCSGTGSCVVTMNSASSVTATFSVVAPGWPDSGTRFCTDLLASVTCPAGVVGQDGFYAINVPNYVVVGGRVQDPITGLVWERSPSIANFTQAAAITYCDDLVLDGATDWRVPSLLELLSIADFGSTGPAFTSSAFPGIPPNSYFWTTTDRAGNPAQAYGMNTNYAVTNYVTKSDPSGHIVRCVRGTPFSGVLTVAGGSVTDSRTNLVWQSGTAPTDLSWQDALTYCEALSLDGRTDWRLPSGKELTSIIDPTQTSPTISPLFASRPATRFWSSSVLANFPNNAYAIGFATGVSADIGTVFSELRSVRCVR
- a CDS encoding serine hydrolase, whose translation is MGIAVRDLASGRRLAINADTVFHAASTMKVPVLFALYQEFESGRLRPNETMRLENRFQSIVDKSDYALNPGDDSDSTVYALVGTDVPLRDLATRMITHSSNLATNALIGRLDATRITALTRTFGATRMQVLRGVEDNLAFRAGLNNTTTANDLVALFVALHQGKVANAASTRDMLAILEAQAFNDEIPAGLPPRTRMAHKTGSITATWHDAGLVYPQNRAPYAIAILTRNIPDEKVAQRLMADCSRIIWEWLATPSR
- a CDS encoding PQQ-dependent sugar dehydrogenase, with amino-acid sequence MKVFARTALLLTFASTAAHAQVNAGAQAPEATLPFTMTQVATFNLPWRIAFLPDGRMLVTEKVGPLWLVTQQGVKTPVANVPAVRAQGQGGMLGVYTSPNYATDRNVYLTYSEPGDSGSSLALARAKLTITKDSASLDGLQVIWRDGARGRGGQFGAAVAFSPDKKFLFLTVGDRQRMTPAQDPNSPLGKILRLTLDGKPAPGNPQAGKTGEATLGIINPPRDTELAKTAAVLFSYTFPGPNLTPSETWATGFRTPYGLAFAPDGRLWELEHGPRGGDELNLIEPGKNYGWPLVAYAVNYNGVEIPSPDTRPDLTKPLIYWTPVIAPGSLTFYKGAMFPQWNGSALIGGLATQTLNRITFDGKGGAAPAERWAVGHQIRDVAIAPDGAVWVIENTPTGGLFRVTPK
- a CDS encoding DUF1697 domain-containing protein — encoded protein: MTRGKRTRYLAFLRGMNVGGHRVSMSELRDLFVALKFANVETFIASGNVIFDTSASAATDVLEARIESQLRGALGYAVATFLRTPDELASVVRQVPFPATEVAAPGHTVHVGFLRRAPNAALATHLTGLATSVDAFGVGACEMYWLSRGRTTDSLVKWPQVEKALKLDVTMRNLTTVRKLTEKYPGHT
- a CDS encoding NAD(P)H-dependent oxidoreductase, producing MRILAVSGSLRLGSSNGAIVDAAVLAAGDTAAVTVFGLLSALPPFNPDLERESTPPAVAAWRDALRASSAVLISSPEYAHGVPGVLKNALDWVVGSGEFMSMPVALVNASAYSAFVTEQLRETLTVMMAEVVVATSLPLRGRPSSAADILAQPLATAELRAALQSLAEAAHRVAERSS
- a CDS encoding DUF4159 domain-containing protein, producing the protein MTRRWLLGVASAAALAVTAAIAGSQRRVYIEPNAPYDGRFTFVRLRYTVYNRSGWEFDYPAMERNFMTIANDLSTLHPHVRESNIHRMDDPLLSHYPIAYLSEPGYWLPDEREAAGLRDWIAKGGFLIVDDFYLRQWENFERSMRLVMPQARMIPLDISHPIFNSFFHLKTLDGMTHPDNASAKAVYVGIFEDNDPTKRLQVIINYNNDIGDYMEWSGGGYYPVNMSNDAYKFATNYVIYALTH
- a CDS encoding SRPBCC domain-containing protein; amino-acid sequence: MPDILLSFPILRDAPTVFDAMTAPAGLDGWWTLDSEGLPVLGAQYRFGFGPSCQWTGEVTRCEAPRAFEWTMRDADADWTGTRVGFTLKDIRGGTLVEFFHRGWPLENEHFRGSSYCWASYLRILRRHLEHGEHVPYEQRDSV